One window of Solwaraspora sp. WMMA2056 genomic DNA carries:
- a CDS encoding helix-turn-helix transcriptional regulator encodes MSPTNWRDVKAKARAADPEWDSPARVAQRAAMRQQMLASVSGAQLAEIRKQLGLTQVQLAEAAGLSQARISQIENGEATSLESLRAYVTGLGGHLDIVARIGNVRLDVA; translated from the coding sequence GTGAGTCCGACGAACTGGCGAGACGTCAAAGCCAAGGCTCGGGCGGCCGACCCTGAATGGGACAGCCCTGCCCGCGTCGCCCAACGCGCCGCGATGCGTCAGCAGATGCTGGCTTCCGTGAGCGGTGCCCAGCTCGCCGAGATTCGGAAGCAGCTGGGCCTCACCCAGGTGCAGCTGGCCGAGGCTGCGGGCCTGTCGCAAGCGCGCATCAGCCAGATCGAGAACGGTGAGGCCACGAGCCTCGAGTCACTGAGAGCCTACGTCACGGGCCTTGGCGGGCACCTCGACATAGTTGCGCGAATCGGGAACGTCCGCTTGGACGTCGCGTAG
- a CDS encoding type II toxin-antitoxin system RelE/ParE family toxin, with translation MWEVSLHPEVEAWFIELCRTDPVTADRVAEAVDLLAEHGPALGRPLVDRLKGSLFHNMKELRPGSTGGSEIRMIFAFDPFREAVFIVAGDKSGRWQDWYETAIPLADARFDEHLKRLKEDE, from the coding sequence GGTTCATCGAACTCTGCCGAACCGACCCAGTCACCGCCGACCGGGTGGCGGAAGCCGTAGACCTGTTGGCCGAGCACGGTCCGGCTCTGGGTAGACCCCTTGTGGACCGGCTCAAAGGCAGCCTGTTCCACAACATGAAGGAGCTTCGACCGGGATCGACTGGCGGTTCGGAGATCCGGATGATCTTCGCTTTCGATCCGTTTCGGGAGGCTGTGTTTATCGTTGCGGGCGATAAGTCTGGCCGGTGGCAGGACTGGTACGAGACGGCGATCCCGCTGGCCGATGCGAGGTTCGACGAGCACCTGAAGCGACTCAAGGAGGACGAGTGA